The Polaromonas sp. SP1 DNA window ACCGACGGCCGCGCGAAATTCCGGGAGGAAGAGATCGCGCTGGGTGAGGGCTCGCCGCAGAGCATGCTGTCGGAGTTGTTCGCCTCGGGCGGCTACCAGCTGCGGCACAGCCCGGTGGGCTTTCGCAGCCAGTTCCATTGCACGCCGAATCCGCAGTGGGTGTTCATCCTGGGCGGTGAAATGGAAATTGGCCTGCAGGGCGGCGTCTCCCGTGTTTTCAAGCCGGGCCAGCATTTTTATTCGGCCGACGTGCTGCCGGCCGGCGCCACTTTTGATCCGGCCTTGCACGGCCACTGGAGCCGCCAGGTGGGGCCGGATCCGCTGGTCACGCTGTTTGTGCGAGGCTGAAAGCGCGCCATGGCCACCATGAAAAACGTCCACGGCAACACGGTTGACCATATTGGGGAAGCCATCGTCGCTGGCCGTTATGCCGCCGGCATGTCCATGCCGCCGGAACCGGTGCTCTGCGAGGAATTGGGCGTGAGCCGCACCGTGGTGCGCGAAGCGGTCAAGTCGCTGATCGCCAAAGGCCTGGTCACCACCGGCCCCAAGGTGGGCACGCGCGTGTTGACAGAGGAGCACTGGAACTGGTTTGATCCCGACGTCATCGCCTGGAAGGCCAAGGCCGGCATCACGCCCGAATTTTTGCGCGACCTGCTGGAGTTGCGGCGCCTGGTAGAGCCCGCTGCCGTGCGCATGGCGGCCGAACGGGCTACGGCCGAAGAGATCGCTGAAATCGAGGATGCTTATGCGGGCATGAAGCGGGCAGTGGAAGGCGGCGGCGATTACGTCACCTACGACCTGCGCTTTCACCAGGGACTGCTGCGCGCGGCGCACAACCGCATGCTGATCCAGATGAACAAGGCGTTGAGCGCCTTGCTGCGTACCAGTTTTGAAATCTCCACCAGCCGCAAGGACGGCCCCAAGCGCTCGTTGCCGCTGCACCGGGCGGTGCTTGACGCGGTGATTGCCCGCAATCCGGTCAAGGCCGAAAAAGCGATTCTGGTCTTGATTGACGGCGCGCGCGAGGATATCGAACTGGTGCTCGGCTCGCGGCGGCGGTTGCCGAAACTGAGCGAGCCGGCCAAGCAGCTCAAGGCTGCCTGATCGCGATTGCTTAAAGCGCCTCCCGGCGCTGCATCTCGCCGGACAGGATCACGTGATGGCCGTGGCGGACCGCCATTTCTTCCACCAGCGTTTGCGCGACGCGTTCTGCCGAAATCGACTGGTAGTTGGCCGGTATCAGGCCGCCGAGCAGCCTGCTGACGCCCAGCGCCAGTTTTTCCCCGGCGCGCGGCGGCTGGCCCAGGGATTCCCGTTCGCCTGAAAGGAATGAAGGGCGCACCACCACCAGCGTGGAAAACCCCAGGTGAGAAAGCGCCTCTTCGGCTTCGCCTTTGACCCGGGTGTAGAAGAGGGCGGAATGGGCGTCCGCGCCCATGGCGCTGACCAGGCCAAGGCGCGTGGCGCCGGCGATGCGGGCGCTGCGGGCGACGGCCAGCACGGCATCAAAATCCACCGCCCTGAATGCCTCACGGCTGCCCGCGGTCTTGATGGTTGTGCCAAGGGCGATAAAGACATCGTCCACGGGCGGCGCCTTGAAGTCGGCGAAGGAGCCGGCCAGGTGCACGGTCAGCCGGGCATCCCGCTGGGCCGGTGTGCGGCGGCCCACGCAGTGGACCGCCGAATAGCTTTTATCGGCCAGTAAACGGGCCAGGACCGCCCGGCCGACGAGGCCCGTTGCCCCGGCCACCAGCGCCACCCGAGCCGCCGCCACCGGAGCGGTTGCCGCGGTAGTTGCCCCGGTTGCCGCCTGTGGGCTGGCCGGAGGAGGGGAAGCCTGAGGAGGCATGGCTGGCGGGTTGCTGGTTGTCGAAGTCATTGCGTGGCTCCCTGGACTCGTTGCGGGGTGCGCGGGGCTGCTGGTCGTCGCGGTGGCGCGGCGCCTGGGCTTGCCGTGGCGGCTGGCCGTTCTGCGAATAACCGGAATTCTGGCGTGGCTGGCCTGGGTTGGGCGTACGGGGACCGCGTCCGCTGCCGCCGCCATTGCCGCCACCGCCACCGTTGCCGCCACCGGCCGGGCCGCGCCCGCGGGCGCCGCCATTGCCACCGCCGTTACCGCCACCTGCGCCACGCGCGGGCTGTGCGCCCTTGGTGTCGCGGATGCGCTGCATCATCTCGGTGCGGGCGGCCTTGGCCGCTGCCTGCATCACGTCGCGGCTCGGGGGCTTGCCCAGGCCGCCCCAGATGGTCTGGCGGCCCATGGCAAGGGGCTCGGCGCGCTCACCGGGTTCGGCTTCAAAACCGGGGACGGTAACTTTTTCGATGTTCTGCTTGGTGAAGCGTTCGATGTCCTGCATGAAGCCTTCTTCATCCAGGCAAACCAGGCTGACGGCTTCGCCGCTGTTGCCCGCGCGGCCGGTGCGGCCGATGCGGTGCACATAGTCTTCGCTGACATTCGGGATTTCGTAATTCACCACGTGCGGCAGTTCGTCGATGTCGATGCCGCGGGCAGCGATGTCGGTGGCCACCAGCGCGCGGATGGTGCCGCTTTTGAAGTCGGCCAGTGCCTGGGTGCGTGCAGTCTGGCTCTTGTTGCCGTGCAGCGCCATCGCGGGGATGCCGTTTTTGGTCAGGTGCTCGGCCACGTTGTTGGCGCCGAACTTGGTGCGGGTGAACACCAGCACCTGGCTCCAGTTGTGTTCGTTGATGATGTGGGTCAGCAGCGCTTTCTTTTTGCTGCGGCCCACGGGGTGGATGGTCTGCGTGATGCGCTGCACCGTGGTGTTGCGCGGTGTGACCTGGATCGATTCGGGGTTCTTCAGCAGGCCGTTGGCCAGTTCGCGGATTTCGTCGCTGAAAGTCGCGCTGAACAGCAGCGATTGCTTCTGCTTTGGCACCAGGGCCAGCACCTTCTTGATGTCGTGGATGAAGCCCATGTCCAGCATGCGGTCGGCTTCGTCCAGCACCAGTATCTGGACCTGGCTCAGGTCCAGCGTGCCCTGGCTCGCGTGGTCCAGCAGGCGGCCGGGGGTGGCGACCAGGATGTCCACGCCGCGGCGCAGTTTTTCAATCTGGGAGCCCATGCCGACGCCGCCGAACATCACCATGGAAGTGAGGTCGGTGTATTTGCCGTAGGTGCGGACGCTTTCTTCGACCTGCGCCGCGAGTTCGCGGGTGGGGGTCATGATGAGGGCGCGCACGGCGTTGACGCCGCGGCGGTTTGTCAGGCGCGCTTCAGTGGAAAGACGCTGCAGCAGGGGCAGCGTGAAGGCTGCGGTCTTGCCGGTGCCGGTCTGGGCGCCGCCCAGCAGGTCAATGCCCTTGAGTACGGCGGGGATGGCCTGGGCCTGGATGGGGGTGGGAGTGTCGTAGCCCTGCTCAAGCACGGCCTTAAGAATGGCCGGAGCCAAATTCAATTCTTCAAATGTCATGATGGTGCGCCGCTTGGGCGCTTTAGATCGGCCTGTTGGGCGCCTTGATTGAAGGCAACCCGCCAGTCAAAGGCAGATGGGATCAGAAAGTGGGCCGAAAACATCGTAAGCAGCCGCTTGTTGCGGTACCTGGATGTGCCCAAATGTTGAAGGCAACTGGAGCCAGCAACCCCTGTATTGTCGCACAGCAACGATAATGGGGCATTCACGCAGAAAAGCACGCTTTGTCAAAAAGCGTTTGCGCCCCGGGCGCGGCGTGTCGTTCCAGCCCGCAAGAAAGCCTGCAGATAGCCTGTAAAAATAGCATTTACAGGCGGCAAGCAGCCCGTTTTCCTGCATTGTTTTTTCATTTTTACCAAAGTAATCCTGATGGCTCAGTACGTTTTCACCATGAACAAGGTCGGCAAAATCGTGCCGCCCAAGCGCCATATCCTCAAAGAGGTGTCGCTCAGTTTTTTCCCGGGCGCCAAGATCGGCGTGCTGGGCACCAACGGCTCCGGCAAGTCCACCCTGCTCAAGATCATGGCCGGCCTGGACACGGAAATCGAAGGTGAAGCCACCCCCATGCCGGGCCTGAACATCGGCTACCTGCCGCAGGAACCCAAGCTGGATCCCGAGCACACCGTGCGCGAAAGCGTGGAAGCCGGCATGGGCGCGGTGTTCGCCGCCAAGGCCCAGCTCGAAGCCGTGTACACGGCCTATGGCGAGCCCGATGCCGACTTTGACGCGCTGGCTGCCGAGCAGGCCCGCCTGGAGGCCATCATCGCCACCGCCGGCACCGATTCCGAGCACCAGCTTGAAATCGCTGCCGACGCGCTGCGCCTGCCGCCCTGGGATGCCAAGATCGGCGTGCTGTCGGGCGGTGAAAAGCGCCGTGTGGCGCTGTGCGCCTTGCTGCTGTCCAAGCCCGACATGCTGCTGCTCGACGAACCCACCAATCACCTGGATGCTGAATCCGTCGACTGGCTGGAGCAGTTCCTGCAGCGCTTTGGCGGCACTGTCGTCGCCATCACCCATGACCGCTACTTTTTGGACAACGCCGCCGAATGGATCCTGGAGCTCGACCGCGGCCACGGCATCCCCTGGAAAGGCAACTACAGCAGCTGGCTGGACCAGAAGGGCGAGCGCCTGGCGCAGGAGCAAAAGGGCGAGGAAGCCCGCGCCAAGGCACTGAAGAAAGAACTGGAATGGTCGCGCCAGAACCCGAAAGCGCGCCAGGCCAAGAGCAAATCACGCCTGGCCCGTTTTGAGGAACTCTCCGACTACGAATACCAGCAGCGCAACGAAACCCAGGAAATCTTCATCCCCGTGGCCGAGCGCTTGGGCAATGAAGTCATTGAGTTCAAGAACGTCAGCAAGTCATTTGGCGACCGCCTCCTGATCGACAACCTGAGCTTCCAGGTGCCGGCCGGCGCCATCGTCGGCATCATCGGCCCCAACGGCGCGGGTAAATCCACGCTGTTCAAGCTGATCGCCGGCAAGGAAACGCCGGACAGCGGCGAAGTCGCGATCGGCAAGACCGCACGCATGGCCTTTGTTGACCAGCACCGCGACGACCTGGCCAATGAAAAAACCGTCTGGGAAGACATCTCGGGCGGCCTGGACATGCTGACCGTCGGCAAGTTCACCATGCCCAGCCGCGCCTATGCCGGCCGCTTCAACTTCAACGGCGCCGACCAGCAAAAGCGCGTCGGCATGCTGTCCGGCGGCGAGCGCGGGCGCCTGCACCTGGCCAAGACCCTGATCGCCGGCGGCAACGTGCTGATGCTCGATGAACCCTCGAACGACCTGGACGTGGAAACCCTGCGTGCGCTTGAAGACGCGCTGCTGGAGTTCGCCGGCTCGGTGCTGGTGATCAGCCATGACCGCTGGTTCCTGGACCGCATCGCCACCCACATCCTGGCCGCCGAAGGCGACAGCCAGTGGACCTTCTTCAACGGCAACTACCAGGAGTACGAAGCCGACAAGAAGAAGCGCCTGGGTGAAGAAGGCGCCAAGCCCAAGCGCGTCCGATTCAAGGCATTGCACTAGGCTTGGGCACTGTCATGACAGACCAGGAGGTTCTGGACAAAACCCGCTTGTGGCTCGAAAAAGCCGTGATCGGGCTCAACCTGTGCCCGTTTGCCAAGGCGGTCTACGTCAAGAACCAGGTGCGCCTGGTGGTCAGCCAGGCCAAACATGCGGATGGCCTGCTCGAGGAGCTTGACCGGGAACTGGATTTGCTGGCGGCGACGCCGGCCGATGAGATCGACACCACGCTGCTGATCCATCCCACGCTGTTCGACGACTTCCTGGACTTCAATGATTTCCTCGAAATCGCTGAAGGCGTGGTGGATGAGCATGGGCTCGAGGGCGTGATCCAGCTGGCCAGCTTTCACCCGCAGTTCCAGTTTGACGGCACCGGGCCGGACGACATCGGCAATTACACCAACCGCGCGCCGTTTTCCATCCTGCATTTGCTGCGCGAAGAAAGCGTGGAGCGGGCCGTTGAAGCCTTCCCGGAGGCCGAGGCGATCTTCGAGCAGAACATTCAGACGCTCGAAAAACTCGGCCACGCGGGCTGGAAGGCGCTGGGCCTGTAACGTTGCGGCGCAGCGGCCTTATTTGGGCAGGTGCTGCTTGAGCACCGCCTGCAACTGCGCGAAATTAAAAGGCTTGGTCACATAGCCGCTGGCGCCCAGGCGCAGCGCCTCCTCGAGCCGCTCGGACTCCGCGCTGGCAGACAGGAAAACCAGCGGGACATGCTTGAGGGCGGGCTCGGCCTGCAGTGCCGCCAGCACTTCCATGCCGTTCATCTGCGGCATCATCACGTCGCAAAAAATCAGGTCCGGTTGCTGTTCGCGGGCCACTTGCAGGCCGGCGTTGCCGTCAGACGCTGACAGGCCCTCGTGGCCCTCCAGCCGGACAAAGCGCAGCAGGTTGTCCCGGATATGGGTCTCGTCTTCAATCACCAGAATGCGCGCCATTTTTCTTTCGCAGTGAGCCCCTGTTTTCATGTTGGCGGGGCGGACATCCCTGAACCCCCGGCAGCGGACTGCGCCGCTGTTCCGGCCTGGTGGCCCATCTTATAGCCTTGCCCCGTTTTCCCCAACCCGCTGCCGTGCCGCGCCGGCGTAAAGCAGGTTTTCGGGGCTCAGATTCTGACGGTAAAGCGGGTGCCCTGGCCCACGGTGCTGGCGACTTCGATGTGGCCGCCGTGCAGGTCGATGGAGTTTTTGACGATCGCCAGTCCCAGGCCCGTTCCCTGGATCTCGCCGACGTTGCTGGCCCGGTGGAACCATTCGAACAGGTGAGGGAGTTCTTCGGCCGGGATACCAATGCCCTGGTCGGCCACTTCAAAGGCCACCCGCCCGTCCAGCGAAGAGACGCGAAACAGGACTTTTCCGCCCTGTGGCGAATACTTGATGGCATTGGACAGCAGGTTGCCGAAAATGTGCCGCAGCAGCTTTTCGTCGAAGAGCCCCACCGCCGGCCGGGCCTCGAACTCCAGGGCCAGCTCGCACCCTGTCTGCGAATGCTGGATGCGGGCGTCTTCCACCAGGTTCTGGCAAAGCGTTTGCAGGTTGATCTGCTCCGGCTTGAACTCCAGCATCTGCGCTTCGACCTTGCCCAGCAGAAGGACGCGGTCCAGCATCTGGGTCATGCGCTGCACGCCGGTTTCTATGGTGTTGATCACCTCGGCTTTTTCGGGCTCCGGCAGGCGGTCCCCGTAATGCTTGAGCAACTCCGCCGAAGACAGGATAAAGGCCAGCGGCGTGCGGAATTCGTGGGAGGCCACCGAGATGAAGCGAGATTTCATGTCGTTGAGTTCGGTCTGCCGCTGCAGGGTCTGGCGCTGTGTCAGCTCGGCCTGCAGCCGTGCCGTGGCATCGACCACGAAGATCAGCGTTGCTTCCCGCTTGCTCCATTCGATCTGGACGGCGGAAAGCTCCAGCGAACGCACTTCGCCGGCCTGGGTCACGACGCGAAAGCCGTACATCGATTCCACCTCGTCACCACGCTGCCGGCGCTCATGGCGCTCGCGCATGACCGGCAGGTCGTCCGGGTGGACCGTCGCGGTGTAGGGTTGTGACAGCAGGTACTCCCGCGGGTGGCCCACGATGCGCTCCAGGCTGGGATTGACGAACACCATGCGCCCGTCCTGCACTACCACCACGCCGACACCGACGTTTTCAATCACCGTGCGGTAACGCTCTTCCGATTTGCGCAGCTCGTCGAGCGCCTGGTAACGTTCGATGGCGCTGCTGACATGGTTGGCCACAAACGAAAGGATGTCGGCATCCGCCGCGCTGTATTGCACGCCAGGCTCATACCCCTGCACCGCCAGCACGCCGCCTATGTCGCCACGGATGTGCATGGGTACGCCCAGCCAGGAACTGAAGGTCATGTCACCGCTACCCTCCGTCACCAGGCCTGCCGTTTCCAGGTCCTTGAGGCGCGCGGCATCGATGATCTGCGGCCGGCCCGTGTTCAGCACAAACTCCGTGAGGCCCCGCCGGTAGGGAACGTTGCTGCGCTGCAGCGCGTTGCCGTCGCGCTCGTCCACGTAATAGGGGAAGTCCTTGCGCTGCTTTTGCGCGTCGTAAAGGCACACATAGCAGTTCTTCGCATACAGCAGTTCGCCCAGCAGGCCGTGCACCGACTGCAGGAAATCGTAGAAAGAAAGATCTGCCGCTGCACGTTCGGCGATGCGGTAGAAAACCCGCTGCAGGGTCTCGGCCTTTTTCTGCTCCCGCGCCTCGGCCTGGAGTTCGCGGGTGCGTTGCTCCAGCCACAGGTTGGCGGATGTCTCCTGCTTTTGTTTTTCAAGCTGCAGGTCCCGGTAGTCGGCCTGCAGCGCCTGGTGCTGTTGTTGCAGCTGCTTGAGCTGGG harbors:
- a CDS encoding DEAD/DEAH box helicase; this translates as MTFEELNLAPAILKAVLEQGYDTPTPIQAQAIPAVLKGIDLLGGAQTGTGKTAAFTLPLLQRLSTEARLTNRRGVNAVRALIMTPTRELAAQVEESVRTYGKYTDLTSMVMFGGVGMGSQIEKLRRGVDILVATPGRLLDHASQGTLDLSQVQILVLDEADRMLDMGFIHDIKKVLALVPKQKQSLLFSATFSDEIRELANGLLKNPESIQVTPRNTTVQRITQTIHPVGRSKKKALLTHIINEHNWSQVLVFTRTKFGANNVAEHLTKNGIPAMALHGNKSQTARTQALADFKSGTIRALVATDIAARGIDIDELPHVVNYEIPNVSEDYVHRIGRTGRAGNSGEAVSLVCLDEEGFMQDIERFTKQNIEKVTVPGFEAEPGERAEPLAMGRQTIWGGLGKPPSRDVMQAAAKAARTEMMQRIRDTKGAQPARGAGGGNGGGNGGARGRGPAGGGNGGGGGNGGGSGRGPRTPNPGQPRQNSGYSQNGQPPRQAQAPRHRDDQQPRAPRNESREPRNDFDNQQPASHASSGFPSSGQPTGGNRGNYRGNRSGGGGSGGAGGRGNGPRRPGGPGPFTGR
- a CDS encoding FadR/GntR family transcriptional regulator, whose amino-acid sequence is MATMKNVHGNTVDHIGEAIVAGRYAAGMSMPPEPVLCEELGVSRTVVREAVKSLIAKGLVTTGPKVGTRVLTEEHWNWFDPDVIAWKAKAGITPEFLRDLLELRRLVEPAAVRMAAERATAEEIAEIEDAYAGMKRAVEGGGDYVTYDLRFHQGLLRAAHNRMLIQMNKALSALLRTSFEISTSRKDGPKRSLPLHRAVLDAVIARNPVKAEKAILVLIDGAREDIELVLGSRRRLPKLSEPAKQLKAA
- a CDS encoding response regulator transcription factor, which codes for MARILVIEDETHIRDNLLRFVRLEGHEGLSASDGNAGLQVAREQQPDLIFCDVMMPQMNGMEVLAALQAEPALKHVPLVFLSASAESERLEEALRLGASGYVTKPFNFAQLQAVLKQHLPK
- a CDS encoding NAD(P)H-binding protein, producing the protein MAGATGLVGRAVLARLLADKSYSAVHCVGRRTPAQRDARLTVHLAGSFADFKAPPVDDVFIALGTTIKTAGSREAFRAVDFDAVLAVARSARIAGATRLGLVSAMGADAHSALFYTRVKGEAEEALSHLGFSTLVVVRPSFLSGERESLGQPPRAGEKLALGVSRLLGGLIPANYQSISAERVAQTLVEEMAVRHGHHVILSGEMQRREAL
- a CDS encoding DUF1415 domain-containing protein, coding for MTDQEVLDKTRLWLEKAVIGLNLCPFAKAVYVKNQVRLVVSQAKHADGLLEELDRELDLLAATPADEIDTTLLIHPTLFDDFLDFNDFLEIAEGVVDEHGLEGVIQLASFHPQFQFDGTGPDDIGNYTNRAPFSILHLLREESVERAVEAFPEAEAIFEQNIQTLEKLGHAGWKALGL
- a CDS encoding ATP-binding protein translates to MPSDADLHAQLKQLQQQHQALQADYRDLQLEKQKQETSANLWLEQRTRELQAEAREQKKAETLQRVFYRIAERAAADLSFYDFLQSVHGLLGELLYAKNCYVCLYDAQKQRKDFPYYVDERDGNALQRSNVPYRRGLTEFVLNTGRPQIIDAARLKDLETAGLVTEGSGDMTFSSWLGVPMHIRGDIGGVLAVQGYEPGVQYSAADADILSFVANHVSSAIERYQALDELRKSEERYRTVIENVGVGVVVVQDGRMVFVNPSLERIVGHPREYLLSQPYTATVHPDDLPVMRERHERRQRGDEVESMYGFRVVTQAGEVRSLELSAVQIEWSKREATLIFVVDATARLQAELTQRQTLQRQTELNDMKSRFISVASHEFRTPLAFILSSAELLKHYGDRLPEPEKAEVINTIETGVQRMTQMLDRVLLLGKVEAQMLEFKPEQINLQTLCQNLVEDARIQHSQTGCELALEFEARPAVGLFDEKLLRHIFGNLLSNAIKYSPQGGKVLFRVSSLDGRVAFEVADQGIGIPAEELPHLFEWFHRASNVGEIQGTGLGLAIVKNSIDLHGGHIEVASTVGQGTRFTVRI
- the ettA gene encoding energy-dependent translational throttle protein EttA, with the translated sequence MAQYVFTMNKVGKIVPPKRHILKEVSLSFFPGAKIGVLGTNGSGKSTLLKIMAGLDTEIEGEATPMPGLNIGYLPQEPKLDPEHTVRESVEAGMGAVFAAKAQLEAVYTAYGEPDADFDALAAEQARLEAIIATAGTDSEHQLEIAADALRLPPWDAKIGVLSGGEKRRVALCALLLSKPDMLLLDEPTNHLDAESVDWLEQFLQRFGGTVVAITHDRYFLDNAAEWILELDRGHGIPWKGNYSSWLDQKGERLAQEQKGEEARAKALKKELEWSRQNPKARQAKSKSRLARFEELSDYEYQQRNETQEIFIPVAERLGNEVIEFKNVSKSFGDRLLIDNLSFQVPAGAIVGIIGPNGAGKSTLFKLIAGKETPDSGEVAIGKTARMAFVDQHRDDLANEKTVWEDISGGLDMLTVGKFTMPSRAYAGRFNFNGADQQKRVGMLSGGERGRLHLAKTLIAGGNVLMLDEPSNDLDVETLRALEDALLEFAGSVLVISHDRWFLDRIATHILAAEGDSQWTFFNGNYQEYEADKKKRLGEEGAKPKRVRFKALH